One stretch of Lemur catta isolate mLemCat1 chromosome 2, mLemCat1.pri, whole genome shotgun sequence DNA includes these proteins:
- the NTN3 gene encoding netrin-3 translates to MHCWPWGLLLTASTLLAALSPGPPVPTDPCHDEGGAPRSCVPGLVNAALGRQVLASSTCGRPATRACDASDLRRAHPAALLTSAGGTASPLCWRSDLLPRVPLNVTLTVPLGKAFELVFVSLRFCSAPPVSAAVLKSQDHGRSWAPLGFFSSHCGLDYGRPPAPADGPAGPGPEALCFPAPQAQPDGGGLLAFSVQDGSPSGLDLDSSPVLQDWVTATDIRIVLTRPATLADTRDSEATVPYSYSATELQVGGRCKCNGHASRCLPDTQGHLICDCRHGTEGPDCGRCKPFYCDRPWQRATARESHACLACSCNGHARRCRFNMELYRLSGRRSGGVCLNCRHNTAGRHCHYCREGFYRDPGRALSDRRACRACDCHPVGAAGKTCNQTTGQCPCKDGVTGLTCNRCAPGFQQSRSPVAPCVKTPVPGPTEESSPVEPQDCDSHCRPASGNYRISLRKFCRKDYAVQVAVGARGEARGAWTRFPVAVLAVFRSGEERARRGSSALWVPAQDAACGCPRLLPGRRYLLLGGGPGAAGGGAGARGPGLSAARGSLVLPWRDAWTRRLRRLQRRERRGRCGAA, encoded by the exons ATGCACTGCTGGCCTTGGGGGCTGCTGCTGACCGCCAGCACTCTCTTGGCCGCACTGAGCCCGGGGCCGCCTGTGCCCACAGACCCTTGCCATGATGAGGGGGGCGCACCCCGCAGCTGCGTGCCAGGCCTGGTGAATGCAGCTCTAGGCCGCCAGGTGCTGGCATCCAGCACGTGCGGGCGGCCGGCCACCCGGGCCTGTGATGCTTCGGACTTGCGGCGGGCACATCCTGCTGCCCTCCTGACCTCTGCAGGGGGCACGGCAAGCCCTCTGTGTTGGCGCTCAGACTTGCTGCCCCGGGTTCCCCTCAACGTGACCCTCACGGTGCCCCTGGGCAAGGCTTTCGAGCTGGTCTTCGTGAGCCTGCGCTTCTGCTCGGCCCCTCCGGTGTCAGCGGCCGTGCTCAAGTCACAGGACCATGGCCGCAGCTGGGCCCCCCTCGGCTTCTTCTCCTCCCACTGTGGCCTGGACTACGGCCGCCCCCCTGCCCCTGCCGATGGCCCGGCTGGCCCAGGGCCTGAGGCCCTGTGCTTTCCTGCACCCCAGGCCCAGCCCGACGGTGGTGGCCTTCTGGCCTTCAGTGTGCAGGATGGCAGCCCGTCAGGCCTGGATCTGGACAGCAGCCCGGTGCTCCAAGACTGGGTGACCGCCACAGATATCCGCATAGTGCTCACAAGGCCTGCCACACTCGCAGACACCAGGGACTCGGAGGCCACAGTCCCATACTCCTACTCAGCCACTGAGCTCCAGGTGGGCGGTCGCTGCAAGTGTAATGGGCATGCTTCACGGTGCCTGCCGGACACCCAGGGCCACCTGATCTGCGACTGCCGGCATGGCACCGAGGGCCCTGACTGCGGCCGCTGCAAGCCCTTCTACTGCGACAGGCCGTGGCAGCGGGCCACCGCCCGGGAGTCCCACGCCTGCCTTG CTTGCTCCTGCAACGGCCACGCCCGCCGCTGCCGCTTCAACATGGAGCTGTACCGACTGTCTGGCCGCCGCAGTGGGGGTGTCTGCCTCAACTGCCGGCACAACACTGCTGGCCGCCACTGCCACTACTGCCGGGAGGGCTTCTATCGAGACCCTGGCCGTGCCCTGAGTGACCGTCGCGCTTGCAGGG CCTGCGACTGTCACCCCGTGGGTGCTGCTGGCAAAACCTGCAACCAGACCACAGGCCAGTGTCCCTGCAAGGACGGGGTCACTGGCCTCACCTGCAACCGCTGTGCCCCTGGCTTCCAGCAGAGCCGCTCTCCGGTGGCACCCTGTGTTA AGACCCCTGTCCCTGGACCCACTGAGGAGAGCAGTCCTGTGGAGCCCCAGG ACTGTGACTCGCACTGCAGACCTGCCAGTGGCAACTACCGCATCAGCCTGAGGAAGTTCTGCAGGAAGGACTATG CGGTGCAGGTGGCGGTGGGCGCCCGCGGTGAGGCACGCGGCGCGTGGACGCGCTTCCCGGTGGCGGTGCTCGCCGTGTTCCGGAGCGGCGAGGAGCGTGCGCGGCGCGGGAGCAGCGCGCTGTGGGTGCCGGCCCAGGACGCGGCCTGCGGCTGCCCGCGCCTGCTACCCGGCCGCCGCTACCTGCTGCTGGGGGGCGGGCCGGGAGCcgcgggcgggggcgcgggggccCGGGGGCCGGGGCTCAGCGCGGCCCGCGGAAGCCTCGTGCTGCCCTGGAGGGACGCGTGGACGCGGCGCCTGCGGAGGCTGCAGCGGCGCGAGCGGCGGGGGCGCTGCGGCGCGGCCTGA
- the TBC1D24 gene encoding TBC1 domain family member 24 has protein sequence MDSPGYNCFVDRDKMDAAIQDLGPKELSCTELQELKQLARQGYWARSHALRGKVYQRLIRDIPCRTVTPDASVYSDIVGKIVGKHSTSSLPLPEFVDNTQVPSYCLNARGEGAVRKILLCIANQFPDVSFCPALPAVVALLLHYSIDEAECFEKACRILACNDPGRKLIDQSFLAFESSCMTFGDLVNKYCQAAHKLMVAVSEDVLQVYADWQRWLFGELPLSHFARVFDVFLVEGYKVLYRVALAILKFFHKVRAGQPLASDSVKQDIREFVKDIAKTVSPEKLLEKAFAIRLFSRKEIQLLQMANEKALKQKGITVKQKRQFVHLAVHAENFRSEIVSVKEMRDIWSWVPERFALCQPLLLFSSLQHGYSLTRFYFQCEGHEPTLLLIKTTQKEVCGAYLSTDWSERQKFGGKLGFFGTGECFVFRLQPEVQRYEWVVIRHPELTKPTSLVSSETTATPATLSHSVSSDPADRLSPFLATRHFNLPSKTESMFMAGGSDCLIVGGGGGQALYIDGDLNRGRTGHCDTFNNQPLCSENFLIAAIEAWGFQDPDIQ, from the exons ATGGACTCCCCGGGGTACAACTGCTTCGTGGACAGGGACAAGATGGACGCCGCCATCCAGGACCTGGGGCCCAAGGAGCTGAGCTGCACGGAGCTGCAGGAGCTGAAGCAGCTAGCGCGCCAGGGCTACTGGGCTCGCAGCCACGCCCTGCGGGGGAAGGTGTACCAGCGTCTGATCCGCGACATCCCCTGCCGCACGGTCACGCCGGACGCCAGCGTGTACAGTGACATCGTGGGCAAGATTGTGGGCAAGCACAGCACCAGCAGCCTGCCCCTGCCCGAGTTCGTGGACAACACGCAGGTGCCCAGCTACTGCCTGAACGCGCGCGGCGAGGGGGCGGTACGCAAGATCCTCCTGTGCATCGCCAACCAGTTCCCCGACGTGTCCTTCTGCCCCGCGCTGCCGGCCGTGGTGGCCCTGCTGCTGCACTACAGCATCGACGAGGCCGAGTGCTTCGAGAAGGCCTGCCGCATCCTAGCCTGCAACGACCCCGGCCGCAAGCTGATCGACCAGAGCTTCCTGGCCTTCGAGTCCTCCTGCATGACGTTCGGGGACCTGGTGAACAAGTACTGCCAGGCGGCCCACAAGCTGATGGTGGCCGTGTCGGAGGACGTCCTGCAGGTCTACGCGGACTGGCAGCGCTGGCTGTTCGGGGAGCTGCCCCTCAGCCACTTCGCCCGCGTCTTCGACGTCTTCCTGGTGGAGGGGTACAAGGTGCTGTACCGCGTCGCCCTGGCGATTCTCAAGTTCTTCCACAAGGTGAGAGCGGGGCAGCCGCTCGCGTCCGACAGCGTGAAGCAGGACATCCGCGAGTTCGTGAAGGACATCGCCAAGACCGTGTCCCCCGAGAAGCTGCTGGAGAAAGCGTTCGCCATCCGCCTGTTCTCGCGCAAGGAGATCCAGCTGCTGCAGATGGCCAACGAGAAGGCCCTGAAGCAGAAGGGCATCACCGTCAAGCAGAAGAG GCAGTTTGTGCACTTGGCCGTCCACGCGGAGAACTTCCGCTCGGAGATCGTCAGCGTGAAGGAGATGAGAGACATCTGGTCCTGGGTCCCCGAGCGCTTCGCCCTCTGCCAGCCCCTCCTGCTGTTCTCGTCGCTGCAGCATGGGTACAGCCTGACGAG GTTCTACTTCCAGTGCGAAGGACACGAGCCCACCCTCCTGCTCATCAAGACCACACagaaggag GTGTGTGGAGCTTACCTGTCAACAGACTGGAGTGAGAGACAGAAGTTTGGCGGCAAGCTGGGCTTCTTCGGGACCGGAGAATGCTTTGTGTTTAGG CTGCAGCCGGAGGTGCAGCGCTACGAGTGGGTGGTCATCCGGCACCCGGAGCTGACTAAGCCGACATCCCTCGTGTCCTCGGAGACCACTGCCACCCCCGCCACGCTCAGCCACTCCGTCTCCTCGGACCCCGCTGACCGCCTCTCGCCGTTCCTGGCCACTCGGCACTTCAACCTGCCCTCCAAGACCGAGTCCATGTTCATGGCGGGGGGCAGCGACTGCCTCATCGTCG GCGGAGGTGGTGGCCAGGCGCTTTACATCGACGGGGACCTGAACCGGGGCCGCACGGGCCACTGTGACACCTTCAACAACCAGCCCCTCTGCTCTGAGAACTTTCTCATTGCTGCCATCGAGGCCTGGGGCTTCCAAGACCCTGACATTCAGTGA